The Nostoc sp. 'Lobaria pulmonaria (5183) cyanobiont' DNA window TAGATAAAACTTATGGATTTATTGCAGTACATCAGCAAATTTTAAAGTTTCACTTACATTTAGGTGGCAACAGTCCTAATGTGCATCCTTACTGTGCTGCCTGGTACAAATGGCCTTTGATGACTCGACCAATGGCATATTATTATCAAACGGCTGAAAGGATCACCGATCCGTTACCTGTGATGGACCCGCCTTTGCCTGCCAGCGCTGGAAAAGTTATTTATGATGTCCACGCAATGGGCAATCCATTTTTGTGGTGGTTCGGTGTTGCTGCTATGTTGTTTTTAGTGGGAATGCTGGTTTCGCAAATCGTAATTCCTTGGGTGAAGGAAAAGCGTTTTTCTCTTAAAGCAACTCCTAATGTTGATACTTGGATTGCTTTATATATAGTTATCAATTATGCTGCTAACTTATTACCTTGGGTGAAGGTTAATAGGTGCGTTTTTATTTATCACTATATGTGTGCATTGGTGTTTGTATTTTTAGCGATCGCTTGGTTTGTCGATCGATGTCTTTGCAGTTATTATCAACAACTCCGGGCGCTAGGTGTCACCATTACTTTTATTATTCTGGCTGCTTTTATTTTCTGGATGCCCATTTATTTGGGTTTACCCCTCTCTCGTGACGGTTATAAGCTGCGAATGTGGTTCAACTCTTGGATTTGATTAAAGGGGCATTGGGCATTGGATGAATAATAACTTCAAACTCCTAACTCTTAACTTGTTCCTAAACTTAATATAGCTACACATATACAGAATTGTTTAAAATGTGTTGATGCACACGGGGGCGAAATTGTAATTAATAGTCAAGTTGGAGTCGGTACAACCTTTACCGTCACACTCCCTTTACTCAAAGTTTAGGCATATATTTCTCAATGCTTGCAAGACAGAGTTGATATTACTAACATCTTTAGTCACTACTTCTCACCCTTTCAAATAAAGCCCGATAAACAGGCTCACCCTTTTTTTGTGTACCTATTTCACGTTCTGTGGGCATTGGTAGGGGGTTTTCAGCCAACCATTCTCCTGTACCAATTTTCTCAAAAGCTGGGTGAACAGCAAAGCGATCGCGCATTTCCACAGCAACAAATTCCATATCTGATTGCAGAAATACCAATCCTCCAACCGCGAGATAATTAGCTAAGTCTGCCACTAGTTCTGGTTGGACTACACGACGTTTAGCGTGGCGCGTTTTAAACCAAGGATCGGGGAATTGAATTGTAACGCGTTGTAAACTTCCTGGAGGGAGGGAAGATAAAAGCGAGTGCAGTGAGTTATTCACATTGCAAAATAAATAGTGCAGGTTTGTTAAACCTAATTCAGAACGTAACTTATTCGCCTCCACCACCAGCGGTTCCCGAATTTCCAAGCCGAGAAAATTCCAGTTAGGTTCTATCTTGGACATATTCAACAAAAACAGTCCCTTCGCACAGCCAATATCTAAATGTAGTGGTTGATTTGGCTTGGCATAAATTTTTTCCCAGTCAAGGGGACTTGCTGGTGTTTGATACTTTTTACCAAGTGGATTAACATGCTGGCGGACTCGGACTGCTGCCAAAATTTGTTCTCCTTTACGTGAAAATATCCTGTGGTGATTCAGGTTATATCAATTCAAAAAATATTTGCGATCAACGCCCCATCCTCACTGATGCGCACCCTCCCTGAAGCTTTGGCGACGGTTGGGTGGGGTCTTATCTATGTATTGCCTTCTTTTTTAAAATTGGTATTACAAGGAAGTCTAGCAAAAGTATGCCAAAAATTATCGGTCTATCATTCAATTGCCTACCCAGCAACAAGTTTGTACAGCAGTCTCAGTTAAATACGTCATCCTTGCACTGTTTTTTTAGATTTTCGAGAAATTTATATTTTGGAAGTCCCTCATTTTGCATTAATCTCTAGAATTAAAATGCCTTAACACATTTGCTTTAGTCGTGGAGGGAGGAAACTTAAACAGTGGATATTTTAGATTTGTTTTATAAGGGTGGGCCAGCGATGTGGCCAATGCTTGTTCTGTCGATTCTGGCTTTGAGTGTGATTTTCGAGCGTTTGTGGTTCTGGTTGCGAATTTTGACTCAGGAAAAGCAAATAGTCGATCGCATCTTGGATGCTGCTCAGGATAATTGGGAAGTAGCTGCGGACATCGCAAAACAAGCAAGCCATCAGCCTGTCGGGCGTTTTCTCTACGCCCCTCTACGTTTTGCCAAAAGTGATGCGGAAACCTTTCGACTAGCACTGGAGGCTACGGCAGAAGACGAATTAGCTGGGATGCGAAGGGGCGAAAAACTTTTAGAAGCCGTAATTGCCCTAGCGCCGTTGCTAGGATTGTTGGGCACGGTTTTGGGTTTAATCCACTCTCTGCGTTCAATTCGGATTGGCGATTTGGGAACTGAATCTACCGCTGGGGTGACTACTGGTATTGGTGAATCCTTAATTAGTACGGCAAGTGGGCTAATAGTTGCCATCATTAGTTTGGTATTTTACCGCCTATTTCAAAGTTTTGTAGTCAACCAAGTTAAAGTTTTTCGCAAGGCAGGGAATGAGATGGAATTGCTCTATCGCCAGTCTCCTCCTGACTTTAGCAATAGGACATCAGCAATTGTGCCAGAAAATTTCACTCCACCGCGCAAACCAGGAAAGACTAGAGTTTCTGAACCTCCCGAACCCCCGAATACACCTAATTAATAGTCAATAATTCTACCCCTGAACCATGCTTGAGAGTGAGACATGAAAGTTAATCTACATACTCCAATTGAAGAAGTCCAAATTCAAATCATCCCTTTAATTGATGTCGTTTTTTGTATCCTGACATTTTTTTTATTAGCGGCTTTACAATTTACACGGCAACAGGCAATAAATGTTGATTTGCCTAAAGCCAGCCCCAGTACAATCTCTGGAATCACGTCACAGAGTGGAAGTGTGATTGTGACCATCGATGCTGTGGGCAATACTTACATAGAAAAACAGCCTGTAAAACAGCAAGATTTGAGACAGAGTTTAAAACAGTATCTCCAAGCAAACCCTAATGCCATTGTCGTGCTGAATGCTTCGCGCACAGCAACTTACAACGATGTGATTGAGACATTAGATTTGCTACGACAAGTAGGGGGCGATCGCGTTTCTTTGGGAATTATTCCTGGCTCATCTCAACCATCCATAAACTCACCTAACCCGCCTACTATCCCCTCTTTCCCAATCAATCCTGGTGCTGCACCAGTTCCAGGCATCAATTCCGAAGGAAATATTACCCCAAAACTCCCCTTAGCACCTAATTCTGTACCCTTTCCTAGCATCACTCAGCCTCCAACTGGGCAAGGCATCAATCCTGGTATTTCTCCCATAGTTCCTAACTCACCAGCGCCTCAAGCACCTGTAGCACCCAAAAAAACCCAACCTCCTCTTAAAAGATGAGATCGGAGAATGGGGAATTGGGGATGGTGGGGTCCCCTTTGGGGATAAGGGGTAAGGGGCATTGGGCATGGGTTATTCTCCTTGTCTCCTTTGTCCCCTTATCCCTCACTCATCACCCCCCATTTTCCCTTCAAGTCTTTTCCCAAACCTAAAGATATCTAGAATAAATCTTGGCTAGAGAAAAAAAAGCTGCTAATTTACAAATAATTGGTTGAGCTTTAAAGATTTTTCCACCTATAGACTGAGCAATTTATCACCAATTACCATCCACATTTCATACCAAATTGGGGAAGGATGTCCAAATAGGTTAACAGATTGAAAAGCGCTTATATCAAGCGTTTTTCAGTGTGTCCTAATTACAAATTACTAATTAATATCAGGGGTTGTGGCATGAATATCGTGACGCTTTTAATTGTTTGGATCGTAACAGCTATCAGCTTGTTGATAATTAGTAAGTTGCCTTTGGGAGTTGAAATTGATACTCCTGGTAAAGCGTTTCTTTCTGCCGCAGTGCTTGGTATTGTGATGGCAATAGTCAGACCGATTTTAAGCCTCATTTTTGCAGTACCAAATCTACTAACATTGGACTTATTATCTGGCATTTTCACATTTATGATTGCCGTGGTTTGTTTTAGTATTGCTGCTTGGTTAGTAGAGGGCTTTCGCTTGCGTTACGGGATTTGGAGTGCTGTTATTGGGGCATTTACGCTGACTATAATTAACAGCTTAATCTACAAAATATTGGGTGTCTAAACTTAAGAGTTAGGAGTTAGGAGTTATTAACAATTCCTCACTCATAACTCCTAATTCATCACTGCCAAATTCTAACTATTCATTGGAACTTGGGGGAGCAACTGGGGTAGTTGATTGTTGTTTACGTTGCTCGCGTTTTTTGCGATCGGCTGAGAGGATATCTGCCATCACCACTAGCGCTTGCGCCATTTTGTCTAGGTTAGAACGGTATAGCTCCAAATCCTTGTTGAGTTTGTCATCGGAGAGGTGCAAGCCAGCAGCGATCGCTTTCAGCGCCTCAGTGAGTTGCTTTTCGTCTTTGACTAATTCGGGATCTGACTGTTCTAATAATGAAAATACACCAATTGCGAACAATCGGTTGTATTTAAAGTTAGGATTGTTGGCGATCGCTTGCAGGTGTGCTTGCAAGTCAGCATCTCGATCTAAGTAAGTAGTTTGGCCCAGCCACCCAATTAAATCCTTAACTGGCAAACCTTTAGCTACGGTTTGTAATCTCTGGGCATCCTGTCGATAGTGTTGCGGATCTTGTTCTATAGCCTGACATAAGGCGTTAAAAATTGATTCTTGATCCCGTTCTGGTTGATAGCCTTCCATGAAGCGGTCAAAAGTAGTGACGACACCCAAGGCATAAATTGGATTGTAGCTAAAATCGATATTTACTGACAGTAGATGTATTTCCACCATCAATTCTTCTACTACCCGACGATAAATAGTGTTGATCGGACGGGTGTGAAGATTATAGAAAGTTCGCTTTGTATCAGAGACTGTACGGACGTTATTCACAAAGAAAAAAGAAATGTTAAGGGCGACGTATCTTTATTTTCTCGCTTAAAGGCTACTTTGCCAAGTTGAGCTTTTAACAGGTGACGGTTTCATTTACAATATATACACATCAGAAGTATTTTATAAGCTGGCAGCTACAGCAAATAAGACCTTTTCTCCTAAAAAATAGCCAAAAATTATTATCTTTGATGATTTATTTATTGTAATTATGAACTTCTCGCCACAGTTAATTGCTTTAGGTGAATACCTAGCTGGTGAATTTGATAATCAAGAACAAGCCATAGCAGAACCAGTTTGGTATGTCCACCTGTGTCTGTGGCAAAG harbors:
- the trmB gene encoding tRNA (guanosine(46)-N7)-methyltransferase TrmB, translating into MAAVRVRQHVNPLGKKYQTPASPLDWEKIYAKPNQPLHLDIGCAKGLFLLNMSKIEPNWNFLGLEIREPLVVEANKLRSELGLTNLHYLFCNVNNSLHSLLSSLPPGSLQRVTIQFPDPWFKTRHAKRRVVQPELVADLANYLAVGGLVFLQSDMEFVAVEMRDRFAVHPAFEKIGTGEWLAENPLPMPTEREIGTQKKGEPVYRALFERVRSSD
- a CDS encoding MotA/TolQ/ExbB proton channel family protein, encoding MDILDLFYKGGPAMWPMLVLSILALSVIFERLWFWLRILTQEKQIVDRILDAAQDNWEVAADIAKQASHQPVGRFLYAPLRFAKSDAETFRLALEATAEDELAGMRRGEKLLEAVIALAPLLGLLGTVLGLIHSLRSIRIGDLGTESTAGVTTGIGESLISTASGLIVAIISLVFYRLFQSFVVNQVKVFRKAGNEMELLYRQSPPDFSNRTSAIVPENFTPPRKPGKTRVSEPPEPPNTPN
- a CDS encoding ExbD/TolR family protein, with translation MKVNLHTPIEEVQIQIIPLIDVVFCILTFFLLAALQFTRQQAINVDLPKASPSTISGITSQSGSVIVTIDAVGNTYIEKQPVKQQDLRQSLKQYLQANPNAIVVLNASRTATYNDVIETLDLLRQVGGDRVSLGIIPGSSQPSINSPNPPTIPSFPINPGAAPVPGINSEGNITPKLPLAPNSVPFPSITQPPTGQGINPGISPIVPNSPAPQAPVAPKKTQPPLKR
- a CDS encoding phage holin family protein, encoding MNIVTLLIVWIVTAISLLIISKLPLGVEIDTPGKAFLSAAVLGIVMAIVRPILSLIFAVPNLLTLDLLSGIFTFMIAVVCFSIAAWLVEGFRLRYGIWSAVIGAFTLTIINSLIYKILGV
- the psb29 gene encoding photosystem II biogenesis protein Psp29, whose product is MNNVRTVSDTKRTFYNLHTRPINTIYRRVVEELMVEIHLLSVNIDFSYNPIYALGVVTTFDRFMEGYQPERDQESIFNALCQAIEQDPQHYRQDAQRLQTVAKGLPVKDLIGWLGQTTYLDRDADLQAHLQAIANNPNFKYNRLFAIGVFSLLEQSDPELVKDEKQLTEALKAIAAGLHLSDDKLNKDLELYRSNLDKMAQALVVMADILSADRKKREQRKQQSTTPVAPPSSNE